One Dermacentor silvarum isolate Dsil-2018 chromosome 10, BIME_Dsil_1.4, whole genome shotgun sequence genomic window carries:
- the LOC119431043 gene encoding chorion peroxidase isoform X1, whose product MLWHRTMTAAMSSIQRRLPSSSWFLAIAIIIGAYAFPVLSWKPSPGEIDAAAGRAREFLREKRHSDLRRTRRDTGGGADVSQRASSGCPFAAQQHGHSRRATRAAVQHAEVARLFEETTRQLLSSRSGEEARQDASSLAGASVSGTALADACPQPNLACNANKKYREADGSCNNLQNPGWGRAGSCMTRLLTPAYSDGVGKPRVAADGSALPNARKISYTVHPDVNNPATDITHMVMQFGQFIDHDLALAPQEPDPQEIVNLGNPSNVIDCCSPSTINMAECFSIAIPADDPFFAAFGKTCMNMPRSAPCTRCTLGYREQQDILTSYIDTSQIYGSSQNDTMRLRLLQGGLLKYQQTTQAGTLLPRSFYPNIDRCSDPTRNRYCFRAGDERVNEHPGLTSVHTIWLRHHNLLARYIGQYVNANDETLFQLVKRIVESQFQHIVYSEWLPVIIGPDAMSYYQLVPKTSGFTTYDPSVDATMINEFAAAAFRLGHTLINGSFLLDTVNGLFTFDLQDNYFFPFNFYNGDLDDVLLGLIKQRAQTFEKFVTTGVTRHLYRLRNESFGLDLIAINIQRAREHGIRPYVDYVKFCGNIDITSFDQLKQYIDNNVVELYKQLYKNVRDIDLFTAGISEFSVSGGVVGPTFACILGNFFRRAKYGDRFYYEHGGQAGSFTSAQLNEIRKTTFARILCDASDSIQSLPRNVFRPVGSTNPSQPCTVMPRTDAFKWLVPRRRRY is encoded by the exons GTTCTTGGCGATAGCCATCATCATCGGAGCGTACGCGTTCCCGGTGCTGTCCTGGAAACCCAGCCCTGGGGAAATCGATGCCGCCGCGGGGAGGGCCAGAGAGTTCCTCAGAGAGAAGCGACACAGTGACCTACGCAGGACCAGGAGGGACACAGGTG GTGGAGCCGATGTCTCGCAAAGGGCGTCCAGCGGCTGCCCCTTCGCCGCCCAGCAGCACGGTCACTCTCGCCGAGCTACGAGGGCGGCGGTGCAGCACGCAGAGGTGGCACGGCTCTTCGAAGAAACCACCAGGCAGCTGCTGAGCAG TCGCAGCGGTGAGGAGGCCCGGCAAGACGCCAGTTCTCTGGCTGGCGCAAGTGTTTCTGGAACAGCGCTGGCAGATGCCTGCCCGCAACCAAACCTGGCATGCAATGCCAACAAGAAGTACCGCGAAGCTGACGGCAGTTGCAACAACCTTCAGAACCCGGGATGGGGACGGGCGGGCTCTTGCATGACACGCCTGCTGACGCCCGCCTACAGCGACG GCGTAGGTAAACCGCGAGTGGCTGCAGACGGAAGTGCGCTGCCCAACGCGCGCAAGATATCCTACACTGTTCACCCCGACGTCAATAACCCGGCCACTGACATCACGCACATGGTGATGCAGTTCGGACAGTTCATTGACCACGACTTGGCCCTGGCACCACAAGAACCGGATCCCCAGGAAATCGTAAACCTCGGAA ATCCCAGCAATGTGATCGACTGCTGCTCCCCCTCCACGATTAACATGGCCGAGTGCTTTTCCATCGCCATCCCAGCCGACGACCCGTTCTTCGCCGCCTTCGGGAAGACGTGCATGAACATGCCCCGCTCAGCGCCTTGCACCCGCTGCACACTGG GATACCGGGAACAGCAAGATATTCTTACCTCGTACATCGACACCTCACAAATCTACGGCAGCAGTCAGAATGACACAATGCGGCTGCGACTTCTTCAGGGAG GTCTGCTTAAGTATCAACAAACCACACAAGCCGGCACGCTTCTTCCCCGAAGTTTTTATCCCAACATAGACAGGTGCAGCGACCCAACGAGGAACCGGTACTGCTTCCGAGCTG GGGACGAGAGGGTGAACGAGCACCCTGGCCTGACCTCCGTCCATACCATCTGGCTTCGGCATCACAACTTGCTGGCGCGGTACATTGGCCAGTACGTGAACGCGAACGACGAGACGCTCTTCCAATTGGTCAA GCGTATTGTGGAGTCGCAGTTCCAGCACATCGTCTACAGCGAGTGGCTGCCAGTGATAATAGGGCCGGATGCCATGAGCTACTATCAGTTGGTGCCCAAAACGTCCGGATTCACAACCTACGATCCCAGCGTGGACGCCACAATGATCAACGaattcgccgctgcggcgtttcgTCTAGGTCACACACTCATCAACGGAAGTTTCCTGCT GGACACGGTCAACGGGCTCTTCACGTTTGATCTCCAAGACAATTACTTCTTCCCGTTCAACTTTTACAACGGCGACCTCGACGACGTCCTCCTCGGGCTTATTAAGCAACGTGCTCAGACATTTGAAAA GTTTGTGACGACTGGCGTGACTCGACACCTGTACCGGCTTCGCAACGAGAGCTTCGGACTCGACCTGATAGCCATCAACATCCAGAGGGCCCGGGAGCACGGGATCAGGCCCTACGTGGATTATGTCAAGTTTTGCGGCAACATAGACATCACTTCTTTCGACCAGCTGAAACAGTACATCGACAACAACGTAGTCGAATTGTACAAGCAACTTTACAA gaacgtCCGTGACATCGACCTCTTCACGGCTGGCATCTCGGAATTCTCCGTTAGCGGAGGGGTCGTGGGCCCCACCTTCGCCTGCATCCTGGGAAATTTCTTTAGGAGAGCAAAGTACGGCGACCGCTTCTACTACGAACACGGAGGACAGGCCGGCTCTTTCACGTCAG CACAGCTGAATGAAATCCGCAAGACTACTTTTGCCAGGATTTTGTGCGACGCTAGCGACAGCATTCAATCGCTACCAAGAAATGTTTTCCGTCCCGTTGGATCAAC
- the LOC119431043 gene encoding chorion peroxidase isoform X2 has product MLWHRTMTAAMSSIQRRLPSSSWFLAIAIIIGAYAFPVLSWKPSPGEIDAAAGRAREFLREKRHSDLRRTRRDTGGADVSQRASSGCPFAAQQHGHSRRATRAAVQHAEVARLFEETTRQLLSSRSGEEARQDASSLAGASVSGTALADACPQPNLACNANKKYREADGSCNNLQNPGWGRAGSCMTRLLTPAYSDGVGKPRVAADGSALPNARKISYTVHPDVNNPATDITHMVMQFGQFIDHDLALAPQEPDPQEIVNLGNPSNVIDCCSPSTINMAECFSIAIPADDPFFAAFGKTCMNMPRSAPCTRCTLGYREQQDILTSYIDTSQIYGSSQNDTMRLRLLQGGLLKYQQTTQAGTLLPRSFYPNIDRCSDPTRNRYCFRAGDERVNEHPGLTSVHTIWLRHHNLLARYIGQYVNANDETLFQLVKRIVESQFQHIVYSEWLPVIIGPDAMSYYQLVPKTSGFTTYDPSVDATMINEFAAAAFRLGHTLINGSFLLDTVNGLFTFDLQDNYFFPFNFYNGDLDDVLLGLIKQRAQTFEKFVTTGVTRHLYRLRNESFGLDLIAINIQRAREHGIRPYVDYVKFCGNIDITSFDQLKQYIDNNVVELYKQLYKNVRDIDLFTAGISEFSVSGGVVGPTFACILGNFFRRAKYGDRFYYEHGGQAGSFTSAQLNEIRKTTFARILCDASDSIQSLPRNVFRPVGSTNPSQPCTVMPRTDAFKWLVPRRRRY; this is encoded by the exons GTTCTTGGCGATAGCCATCATCATCGGAGCGTACGCGTTCCCGGTGCTGTCCTGGAAACCCAGCCCTGGGGAAATCGATGCCGCCGCGGGGAGGGCCAGAGAGTTCCTCAGAGAGAAGCGACACAGTGACCTACGCAGGACCAGGAGGGACACAG GTGGAGCCGATGTCTCGCAAAGGGCGTCCAGCGGCTGCCCCTTCGCCGCCCAGCAGCACGGTCACTCTCGCCGAGCTACGAGGGCGGCGGTGCAGCACGCAGAGGTGGCACGGCTCTTCGAAGAAACCACCAGGCAGCTGCTGAGCAG TCGCAGCGGTGAGGAGGCCCGGCAAGACGCCAGTTCTCTGGCTGGCGCAAGTGTTTCTGGAACAGCGCTGGCAGATGCCTGCCCGCAACCAAACCTGGCATGCAATGCCAACAAGAAGTACCGCGAAGCTGACGGCAGTTGCAACAACCTTCAGAACCCGGGATGGGGACGGGCGGGCTCTTGCATGACACGCCTGCTGACGCCCGCCTACAGCGACG GCGTAGGTAAACCGCGAGTGGCTGCAGACGGAAGTGCGCTGCCCAACGCGCGCAAGATATCCTACACTGTTCACCCCGACGTCAATAACCCGGCCACTGACATCACGCACATGGTGATGCAGTTCGGACAGTTCATTGACCACGACTTGGCCCTGGCACCACAAGAACCGGATCCCCAGGAAATCGTAAACCTCGGAA ATCCCAGCAATGTGATCGACTGCTGCTCCCCCTCCACGATTAACATGGCCGAGTGCTTTTCCATCGCCATCCCAGCCGACGACCCGTTCTTCGCCGCCTTCGGGAAGACGTGCATGAACATGCCCCGCTCAGCGCCTTGCACCCGCTGCACACTGG GATACCGGGAACAGCAAGATATTCTTACCTCGTACATCGACACCTCACAAATCTACGGCAGCAGTCAGAATGACACAATGCGGCTGCGACTTCTTCAGGGAG GTCTGCTTAAGTATCAACAAACCACACAAGCCGGCACGCTTCTTCCCCGAAGTTTTTATCCCAACATAGACAGGTGCAGCGACCCAACGAGGAACCGGTACTGCTTCCGAGCTG GGGACGAGAGGGTGAACGAGCACCCTGGCCTGACCTCCGTCCATACCATCTGGCTTCGGCATCACAACTTGCTGGCGCGGTACATTGGCCAGTACGTGAACGCGAACGACGAGACGCTCTTCCAATTGGTCAA GCGTATTGTGGAGTCGCAGTTCCAGCACATCGTCTACAGCGAGTGGCTGCCAGTGATAATAGGGCCGGATGCCATGAGCTACTATCAGTTGGTGCCCAAAACGTCCGGATTCACAACCTACGATCCCAGCGTGGACGCCACAATGATCAACGaattcgccgctgcggcgtttcgTCTAGGTCACACACTCATCAACGGAAGTTTCCTGCT GGACACGGTCAACGGGCTCTTCACGTTTGATCTCCAAGACAATTACTTCTTCCCGTTCAACTTTTACAACGGCGACCTCGACGACGTCCTCCTCGGGCTTATTAAGCAACGTGCTCAGACATTTGAAAA GTTTGTGACGACTGGCGTGACTCGACACCTGTACCGGCTTCGCAACGAGAGCTTCGGACTCGACCTGATAGCCATCAACATCCAGAGGGCCCGGGAGCACGGGATCAGGCCCTACGTGGATTATGTCAAGTTTTGCGGCAACATAGACATCACTTCTTTCGACCAGCTGAAACAGTACATCGACAACAACGTAGTCGAATTGTACAAGCAACTTTACAA gaacgtCCGTGACATCGACCTCTTCACGGCTGGCATCTCGGAATTCTCCGTTAGCGGAGGGGTCGTGGGCCCCACCTTCGCCTGCATCCTGGGAAATTTCTTTAGGAGAGCAAAGTACGGCGACCGCTTCTACTACGAACACGGAGGACAGGCCGGCTCTTTCACGTCAG CACAGCTGAATGAAATCCGCAAGACTACTTTTGCCAGGATTTTGTGCGACGCTAGCGACAGCATTCAATCGCTACCAAGAAATGTTTTCCGTCCCGTTGGATCAAC
- the LOC119431043 gene encoding chorion peroxidase isoform X4 — protein MAPDTHSCLRFLAIAIIIGAYAFPVLSWKPSPGEIDAAAGRAREFLREKRHSDLRRTRRDTGGGADVSQRASSGCPFAAQQHGHSRRATRAAVQHAEVARLFEETTRQLLSSRSGEEARQDASSLAGASVSGTALADACPQPNLACNANKKYREADGSCNNLQNPGWGRAGSCMTRLLTPAYSDGVGKPRVAADGSALPNARKISYTVHPDVNNPATDITHMVMQFGQFIDHDLALAPQEPDPQEIVNLGNPSNVIDCCSPSTINMAECFSIAIPADDPFFAAFGKTCMNMPRSAPCTRCTLGYREQQDILTSYIDTSQIYGSSQNDTMRLRLLQGGLLKYQQTTQAGTLLPRSFYPNIDRCSDPTRNRYCFRAGDERVNEHPGLTSVHTIWLRHHNLLARYIGQYVNANDETLFQLVKRIVESQFQHIVYSEWLPVIIGPDAMSYYQLVPKTSGFTTYDPSVDATMINEFAAAAFRLGHTLINGSFLLDTVNGLFTFDLQDNYFFPFNFYNGDLDDVLLGLIKQRAQTFEKFVTTGVTRHLYRLRNESFGLDLIAINIQRAREHGIRPYVDYVKFCGNIDITSFDQLKQYIDNNVVELYKQLYKNVRDIDLFTAGISEFSVSGGVVGPTFACILGNFFRRAKYGDRFYYEHGGQAGSFTSAQLNEIRKTTFARILCDASDSIQSLPRNVFRPVGSTNPSQPCTVMPRTDAFKWLVPRRRRY, from the exons ATGGCACCGGATACGCATTCATGCCTTAG GTTCTTGGCGATAGCCATCATCATCGGAGCGTACGCGTTCCCGGTGCTGTCCTGGAAACCCAGCCCTGGGGAAATCGATGCCGCCGCGGGGAGGGCCAGAGAGTTCCTCAGAGAGAAGCGACACAGTGACCTACGCAGGACCAGGAGGGACACAGGTG GTGGAGCCGATGTCTCGCAAAGGGCGTCCAGCGGCTGCCCCTTCGCCGCCCAGCAGCACGGTCACTCTCGCCGAGCTACGAGGGCGGCGGTGCAGCACGCAGAGGTGGCACGGCTCTTCGAAGAAACCACCAGGCAGCTGCTGAGCAG TCGCAGCGGTGAGGAGGCCCGGCAAGACGCCAGTTCTCTGGCTGGCGCAAGTGTTTCTGGAACAGCGCTGGCAGATGCCTGCCCGCAACCAAACCTGGCATGCAATGCCAACAAGAAGTACCGCGAAGCTGACGGCAGTTGCAACAACCTTCAGAACCCGGGATGGGGACGGGCGGGCTCTTGCATGACACGCCTGCTGACGCCCGCCTACAGCGACG GCGTAGGTAAACCGCGAGTGGCTGCAGACGGAAGTGCGCTGCCCAACGCGCGCAAGATATCCTACACTGTTCACCCCGACGTCAATAACCCGGCCACTGACATCACGCACATGGTGATGCAGTTCGGACAGTTCATTGACCACGACTTGGCCCTGGCACCACAAGAACCGGATCCCCAGGAAATCGTAAACCTCGGAA ATCCCAGCAATGTGATCGACTGCTGCTCCCCCTCCACGATTAACATGGCCGAGTGCTTTTCCATCGCCATCCCAGCCGACGACCCGTTCTTCGCCGCCTTCGGGAAGACGTGCATGAACATGCCCCGCTCAGCGCCTTGCACCCGCTGCACACTGG GATACCGGGAACAGCAAGATATTCTTACCTCGTACATCGACACCTCACAAATCTACGGCAGCAGTCAGAATGACACAATGCGGCTGCGACTTCTTCAGGGAG GTCTGCTTAAGTATCAACAAACCACACAAGCCGGCACGCTTCTTCCCCGAAGTTTTTATCCCAACATAGACAGGTGCAGCGACCCAACGAGGAACCGGTACTGCTTCCGAGCTG GGGACGAGAGGGTGAACGAGCACCCTGGCCTGACCTCCGTCCATACCATCTGGCTTCGGCATCACAACTTGCTGGCGCGGTACATTGGCCAGTACGTGAACGCGAACGACGAGACGCTCTTCCAATTGGTCAA GCGTATTGTGGAGTCGCAGTTCCAGCACATCGTCTACAGCGAGTGGCTGCCAGTGATAATAGGGCCGGATGCCATGAGCTACTATCAGTTGGTGCCCAAAACGTCCGGATTCACAACCTACGATCCCAGCGTGGACGCCACAATGATCAACGaattcgccgctgcggcgtttcgTCTAGGTCACACACTCATCAACGGAAGTTTCCTGCT GGACACGGTCAACGGGCTCTTCACGTTTGATCTCCAAGACAATTACTTCTTCCCGTTCAACTTTTACAACGGCGACCTCGACGACGTCCTCCTCGGGCTTATTAAGCAACGTGCTCAGACATTTGAAAA GTTTGTGACGACTGGCGTGACTCGACACCTGTACCGGCTTCGCAACGAGAGCTTCGGACTCGACCTGATAGCCATCAACATCCAGAGGGCCCGGGAGCACGGGATCAGGCCCTACGTGGATTATGTCAAGTTTTGCGGCAACATAGACATCACTTCTTTCGACCAGCTGAAACAGTACATCGACAACAACGTAGTCGAATTGTACAAGCAACTTTACAA gaacgtCCGTGACATCGACCTCTTCACGGCTGGCATCTCGGAATTCTCCGTTAGCGGAGGGGTCGTGGGCCCCACCTTCGCCTGCATCCTGGGAAATTTCTTTAGGAGAGCAAAGTACGGCGACCGCTTCTACTACGAACACGGAGGACAGGCCGGCTCTTTCACGTCAG CACAGCTGAATGAAATCCGCAAGACTACTTTTGCCAGGATTTTGTGCGACGCTAGCGACAGCATTCAATCGCTACCAAGAAATGTTTTCCGTCCCGTTGGATCAAC
- the LOC119431043 gene encoding chorion peroxidase isoform X3, translating to MLWHRTMTAAMSSIQRRLPSSSWFLAIAIIIGAYAFPVLSWKPSPGEIDAAAGRAREFLREKRHSDLRRTRRDTGGGADVSQRASSGCPFAAQQHGHSRRATRAAVQHAEVARLFEETTRQLLSSRSGEEARQDASSLAGASVSGTALADACPQPNLACNANKKYREADGSCNNLQNPGWGRAGSCMTRLLTPAYSDGVGKPRVAADGSALPNARKISYTVHPDVNNPATDITHMVMQFGQFIDHDLALAPQEPDPQEIVNLGNPSNVIDCCSPSTINMAECFSIAIPADDPFFAAFGKTCMNMPRSAPCTRCTLGYREQQDILTSYIDTSQIYGSSQNDTMRLRLLQGGLLKYQQTTQAGTLLPRSFYPNIDRCSDPTRNRYCFRAGDERVNEHPGLTSVHTIWLRHHNLLARYIGQYVNANDETLFQLVKRIVESQFQHIVYSEWLPVIIGPDAMSYYQLVPKTSGFTTYDPSVDATMINEFAAAAFRLGHTLINGSFLLDTVNGLFTFDLQDNYFFPFNFYNGDLDDVLLGLIKQRAQTFEKFVTTGVTRHLYRLRNESFGLDLIAINIQRAREHGIRPYVDYVKFCGNIDITSFDQLKQYIDNNVVELYKQLYKNVRDIDLFTAGISEFSVSGGVVGPTFACILGNFFRRAKYGDRFYYEHGGQAGSFTSAQLNEIRKTTFARILCDASDSIQSLPRNVFRPVGSTNAVATCQNIPVPNFSLWF from the exons GTTCTTGGCGATAGCCATCATCATCGGAGCGTACGCGTTCCCGGTGCTGTCCTGGAAACCCAGCCCTGGGGAAATCGATGCCGCCGCGGGGAGGGCCAGAGAGTTCCTCAGAGAGAAGCGACACAGTGACCTACGCAGGACCAGGAGGGACACAGGTG GTGGAGCCGATGTCTCGCAAAGGGCGTCCAGCGGCTGCCCCTTCGCCGCCCAGCAGCACGGTCACTCTCGCCGAGCTACGAGGGCGGCGGTGCAGCACGCAGAGGTGGCACGGCTCTTCGAAGAAACCACCAGGCAGCTGCTGAGCAG TCGCAGCGGTGAGGAGGCCCGGCAAGACGCCAGTTCTCTGGCTGGCGCAAGTGTTTCTGGAACAGCGCTGGCAGATGCCTGCCCGCAACCAAACCTGGCATGCAATGCCAACAAGAAGTACCGCGAAGCTGACGGCAGTTGCAACAACCTTCAGAACCCGGGATGGGGACGGGCGGGCTCTTGCATGACACGCCTGCTGACGCCCGCCTACAGCGACG GCGTAGGTAAACCGCGAGTGGCTGCAGACGGAAGTGCGCTGCCCAACGCGCGCAAGATATCCTACACTGTTCACCCCGACGTCAATAACCCGGCCACTGACATCACGCACATGGTGATGCAGTTCGGACAGTTCATTGACCACGACTTGGCCCTGGCACCACAAGAACCGGATCCCCAGGAAATCGTAAACCTCGGAA ATCCCAGCAATGTGATCGACTGCTGCTCCCCCTCCACGATTAACATGGCCGAGTGCTTTTCCATCGCCATCCCAGCCGACGACCCGTTCTTCGCCGCCTTCGGGAAGACGTGCATGAACATGCCCCGCTCAGCGCCTTGCACCCGCTGCACACTGG GATACCGGGAACAGCAAGATATTCTTACCTCGTACATCGACACCTCACAAATCTACGGCAGCAGTCAGAATGACACAATGCGGCTGCGACTTCTTCAGGGAG GTCTGCTTAAGTATCAACAAACCACACAAGCCGGCACGCTTCTTCCCCGAAGTTTTTATCCCAACATAGACAGGTGCAGCGACCCAACGAGGAACCGGTACTGCTTCCGAGCTG GGGACGAGAGGGTGAACGAGCACCCTGGCCTGACCTCCGTCCATACCATCTGGCTTCGGCATCACAACTTGCTGGCGCGGTACATTGGCCAGTACGTGAACGCGAACGACGAGACGCTCTTCCAATTGGTCAA GCGTATTGTGGAGTCGCAGTTCCAGCACATCGTCTACAGCGAGTGGCTGCCAGTGATAATAGGGCCGGATGCCATGAGCTACTATCAGTTGGTGCCCAAAACGTCCGGATTCACAACCTACGATCCCAGCGTGGACGCCACAATGATCAACGaattcgccgctgcggcgtttcgTCTAGGTCACACACTCATCAACGGAAGTTTCCTGCT GGACACGGTCAACGGGCTCTTCACGTTTGATCTCCAAGACAATTACTTCTTCCCGTTCAACTTTTACAACGGCGACCTCGACGACGTCCTCCTCGGGCTTATTAAGCAACGTGCTCAGACATTTGAAAA GTTTGTGACGACTGGCGTGACTCGACACCTGTACCGGCTTCGCAACGAGAGCTTCGGACTCGACCTGATAGCCATCAACATCCAGAGGGCCCGGGAGCACGGGATCAGGCCCTACGTGGATTATGTCAAGTTTTGCGGCAACATAGACATCACTTCTTTCGACCAGCTGAAACAGTACATCGACAACAACGTAGTCGAATTGTACAAGCAACTTTACAA gaacgtCCGTGACATCGACCTCTTCACGGCTGGCATCTCGGAATTCTCCGTTAGCGGAGGGGTCGTGGGCCCCACCTTCGCCTGCATCCTGGGAAATTTCTTTAGGAGAGCAAAGTACGGCGACCGCTTCTACTACGAACACGGAGGACAGGCCGGCTCTTTCACGTCAG CACAGCTGAATGAAATCCGCAAGACTACTTTTGCCAGGATTTTGTGCGACGCTAGCGACAGCATTCAATCGCTACCAAGAAATGTTTTCCGTCCCGTTGGATCAAC